A segment of the Zingiber officinale cultivar Zhangliang chromosome 8B, Zo_v1.1, whole genome shotgun sequence genome:
aaattatatatttagagaaaattataataatattattaaaatttataattttattctaataaataaatttaatatatttgtctatatttttcataagtaaagtgtaaaatttataaattcaatatcaaaactattattttttttatttaaaagttgcttaatgagcttaacgaacgtgttcacaaGCTAACGAGCCTAATATtgcgaagcttgagcttgatttgtttatcttaacgaacctcattaaacgagctcaaatgaacttttatcgaatcgaattTCGAATAGCTCGTGAGCGACTTGATTTATTTACACCCCTATTTATGAGTCAGAGTAAATAGGATGTTTTATATTTTGGTCGGCAATCAACTAAATCGGCAAGGAATTAAATAAATATGCTACCTAATTCATCACAGGACGACCTCCTTTCTTGTGCTCTCATCAAAATGAGGAGCAAAAATAATTACATTataaccacttgagttgccaaaGTACAAAAATACACCAATGTTACTATGCTAATTTACAGGTAAATTGACAACTAAATTGACTGGTATAACAAGTAATCATAATCACCACATTTTAGGTTGTTTAGTGACACTATCTTCTTAATTGAGATATATACATATGAAAGAGTAACAGGGAAAGAGAAAACACCGTTGCTCCAATGTTTGCATGCTAAGCTCCCATGGAACATGGAAAGACACGTCACAATTCAAATAGTTGGAAtcctcctctttttttttcttctttttttttttttttttttttttgctgcgaCAACGTAGAGGTGTGTCAatatttagaaattgaaaaaaaagATAGAATCCAACAAGTTGCTACAATGGTATGGGTATGGTGTTATATATGACGTGACTAATTCTAAGATTACAATTGTAGAGAGTCTAGTTGTTATTATAGAGAGCAGTAAAGTGTGCTGAAAATAATATTGATGTGCATATCAACTCAATTATACCTGCAATCATCTTCAATAATCTCTGGATTAGAGCAACAAGATGGGCACTAGTTCCTTCGATCAGGTAGCTAGGGTGTTTCAGCCCTTCTCTTCTCCTGCGTCGTACTCCATCAGTTTTGCATCTCATTATCTCGGTATAGTACGCTCCCTAAGGAAAAGTAGCATGTTTGGTAAATAATTGATTGAGTCTTTTGTCAAATCATACTTGGTTATCCATCAAACAATGCTACTCTTCTTTAAGCAGCATGCTATACCGACAAAAGGTAATGCAGAACTGACGAAATACTAGGCAGGAGGAGAGAAGTTTGAATGaattggttaaaaaattcataatgagataataattaataagtttgaaaaaaaaacacgatttcaatattattttatttccatACTTTCGAATGTGTtaactattaaatacttttattctatattttttaaaaattaatatttacatattttttatttatatttttaaattaattaatttattgtatAAATTCACTCCTAGTAATTTTGAATCCCAGACCCTTGGGAACTATTGAGATGTTTCTTTCATTTTATGCTAACCATGTCCACCATCCGTGTCAATTAAggtaagatccatcctactccaACAGGCATAACTGAGATGGTAAGTGGATGATTGTTTACATATGAGGTATTGGAGTTGAATCTAGGGATTGACGGGGTGTAAATCCCTGCACGTACCTTATGTAATATCCTCTCATTTGCTTGTCTCCTCATtcaccgtgatttatctcctGTGTATTAGTCCCAGAGTGAGATGGCGTGGCAGCTGGGAGTAAGAACTTCATCTTTTGCAATGTCCCAAGTGAGATCCatccttttcttaatttttttttctagaattgATATTGTGATTGTGGTTCAAAGCAATATTATGAACTTTGAACTTATTGACAACGTAGGTATGTAGAATAGCTTTGTTCCGAAGAGTGAACAGTAGATTTGTTTATATCATTTTTGTAGCCGATAATTCAATGAGTGATTTTCATTATTTCTTTggtcaatgaaaaaaaaaaacgccTAAAAATCAACCAGATGATGAGGTTGATCCAACAAGAAAGTAACATTGAACCACAAACCTCCATAGATCTCAAATACTCCCATATATACGATGTGTAGGATGTACACATTTGAGTAACATTGAACCACAAACCTCCATAGATCTCAAATATTCCCATAACATATGGAGATCTTCGCACAGAGTGATTTCATCGAAGAAAGCCACTAGGCGGAGCTTTGCCTTCTTCTTGGCCTTTACCTTGCCTTTAAAACGAGGGACGGGTAGCCAGGAGGTGGTCTGGAGAGGTGCCGGAATTCAGCAAGGGTGAGCGCTTCGCCTTTTGCCATGTCCCATATGAGGGTCGGCTAGGGAAGGGTCGCCGGCGTGCGAAGGGAGCAGAAGCAGCTCTTTTGGTCGTAGCCTGAGAATAGCACAGGGTCATGTTCTCCTTCTCCGCAATAGACCAATTCCTCTTTCTCTCGATCTCTCAATTAGGTAGAGGATCGAGGCAGTGAAAAAAAGGTGCCGCCATATTTACAGGAGTTCGAGTTTGAGGGGAAAAAATGTTTTCCACTTTTTTAAAtaacaatttaaataaaatataaaaaaatgatttcctttacaaaatttttatatcgtaatattttgatatatatttttagaaaaatttaaattttgtaggTATTTTTTAACTTGCACAATTCAGTTGAAATTGTCATTTGATTTGGTATGCCACATAATTTTAGTCTGAGTTTACCTCAAAGGATATTAAATGGAGGGGATCGCCAATGCCGGCTAGATATTCGATGCTCATCCAACGACTTGCCTTACTCGATGCTCATCCAATAGCTTGCCTTACTCGATGCTCTTCGATGTTTACTCGATAGGATAGTACAAAGATTGCGAAAGACCAAAAATTGAATTAATATGCACTCAAAGATTTCACTTAAATTGTGCTTTTATTAAACAAACCCTAACAAGAAACCTCAAACAACTTAATCTAAATCGAACTCGATCACTCAATTTGACTTCctttgtagaatttttttgaaCCAATAAGCTGAATTCTTGGGGAACCGCTTCGAATTCTTGAAATCTACGTATACTATACCAAATCTCGCTGTGTAGCCCAACCTCCATTCAAAGTTGTCGAGAAGAGACCATGCAAAATATCCTATCACCGTAGCGCCGTCATCCATAGCCCTCTTTAAGTTAGTAATGTAGCTCTTGAAGTAGTTAACTCTCGTTGTATCTTGCAAGACTTCTGGAAGAGTGGCATTTCCTGGTTGATCCATTCCTGTGATGAACAACTTTGTTAAGATGGATGAATGTTTGGATATTTGGAAAACAAATCGAATAAGGTTTACCATTCTCGGCTAAAATGATGACGGGATTGCGATAAGTTTCCTTCACATAGGTCACGGCTTTGTAGAGTCCCCATGGAACTATATACAGCCAATACGAATTAGCCTAAAAGAACATTTAGATTCAATGTTAGTTTAATCGATCATACTAGAATGCACAAACATTATCACCAAAAGACAAATCTATAGAACAATATCCATGAAATGCTACTTATTTGTACGAATCTCgagtattataaaaaaaattcaaagaaatgacattctttgaaaaaaaaaacaaaataaatttacCAGAGGACCAATAGGCACACCATCTCGGTCATCTAAAATATAATCAGAAGATATATAATATTAgtataacataaagtatcattgATTGAGTCATTATTGAAAAAGTTCGAGAAAATCTAACATTTGAAGTCGACATGCCAATCAGCTTGATAACTAACAGGTTTAGGATCAACCACTCCGGCATCCTTCATATAGTAAGATGTATATTGATTGACCCCCACATAATCGTATGAACCTTTCACCATTTTCGCTTGTTCTTCAGTGAATATAGGGAGTCTTTCTTTAACAATAGCTTGCATTGATTCTGGATAGTGCCCATATGTTAGAGGGTGAAGGAACCTACAAAGAAGAAACAAATAATTGAATGAATAAATCATCCTTTActacaatttaaatttaatttctcgatctaacatgaattttttttttaaaaaaagtaaaatttaaaataaaaaaatctcaaatGAACTAAAACAAGGTCTCACCATCCAATGTGGAAATCCCTAGCTCTTTGAGCTGCGGCTTTGTCTTGCACTGTGTAAGTATAAGGTTCATACCATACAAAATCCAAAAGGATTCCAATCATGCCTTTTTGTTCTTTCTGAATCGAGTATATACAAGAAACACATCTTGGATGAGGAATCATATTTCATTCGAGTCACCAAATATAACTCAATGAACAAAGTATAACTTACTTGATATTTTTCACGATATCTTTTCACTGCAGCTGCATGAGATAGGATAAGATTATGTGCCGCAATATAAGGCTCAATGGTAGAGTTTCCCCCAGCTTCACAACCAGTACATCTCCCTGGGGCATGAAGACCATCATCATACCCAAGAGCCGCTATACACCTAGGCTCGTTAAAGGTGAACCAATTCTTGACTCTATCACCAAATCTCtcaaaacaaaaatcagcatagtCGGCAAATGCATCCctaaaacacatatcaaataatataACAAAATTATCAAATAGGTTCAACTACTAATGAATAAAAAAACATAGTTCAAACCTTTAAAACTTACGCTATCTTCGGGCTTAACCAACCCAAGTACTCCTTATTAAGAGCCAAAGGAAGATCATAGTGATAAAGATTTGCATATGGAGTAATGCCTATTTCAaaccaaaattttttaaaacatatatatatgAGAAATATATTGCTCATTGCCAAATTGAAAATTTAACATACCTTGTTGTATCAAATAATCAATTAGCCTATCATAATAATCTACACCTTCCCAATTGACTTTACCCGTTCCATCTAGATGGGAAATTTTATATGAAAAATGTACTTGAAAGTTCAAACTgaatataagaaaataaaaaacacatagaGATATTCATTACTTGGAAATATTCTACTCCAAGAAATTGAGAATCGATACGCATCAAAATTGAAATCTTTCATGATATCAACATCTTCCTGCATGATCATTTGGTCATAAattgaagagagaaaaaaaacaacTTTGAAATGCATATATCTAAAGCTTCAGCTCAATTATGACACATCAGACAATAAAAGTACAAGGGGCACAAGTAAAGGTAGAACATGCATGTTTTTTTATAATGTAACCATGCCTCGCAATCCTTTTTATGATCTTTCTCTAATGTCATGCTTTTTTATAATGCATACATAATGTAATTAAAGCAGATTTATGGTTTGATGCTGTTTTAAAATTCGACCTGCACTAAATCAGGTACTATTTTGTTCTCGTAATTACAATTGacagaaaaaaaagagagaatatGAACAAAATGTTAGAGAAAGGATAACCTTGTAATGATGGTACTCATCAACTGTAACATCGGCAGTAGCATTGCCGGCGATTGTATCTGCATTCACTCGAGACAAAGCCCTCTTTAAACATTACGCAACACCTCAACATTAACCCACACAAATATGAAAAGGAGACGAAACATAGAAACAGAAACAACATCATGATCAAAAATTACTTGGGATTCTAACGAATGAGTCCCAAATACTGGGTCCTCTTCCTCCTTTGAGCGCCATCCCTTCCACTTGGTAAGCAGATGCCGCTGTCCCAAACACGAATCCTCTGGGAAGGCTTCGCGGCTGAGACTATGGCTGGCATTGGAGGCCTGACTTGGCTCGAAAGTGAGTAAAAGGAAGAAGACGATGAAGGAAGAGAAGCGAAAGAGCGATGGGGATATCTGGAAATCCATCtctaagaggaagatgaagagacaATGAAGCAAAGAGAGAGGTGTGAGTGCGTTTATATAGTGGAGCGGGAGTGAGTAACTAGAGATAAGGATCataattaaatcataaaaaaattcaTTAGTAAAAAAGAGTTATGGATAAAATAAGTCGCCATAAGAATCATAAGATAAACTTGTTTTGAAATCACATGAGATTTGAATTAATTAACGAAAAAAAGttgtaaaaatttattaaaaaatatttttttaaatgattaattttaaaactgatatatatatatatatatatatatatatatatatatatatatatatatatataactgatattttatttgaattaattttaaaacatatatatatatatatatatatatatatatatatatatatatatatatatatatatatatatatatataactgatattttatttgaattaattttaaaactgataTATAGATAAAAACATTAGTGTCAACTGTTAATTTAGAATAaacttgttttttattttaagaaataaataaatgaGCTTTAGTTAATCAACTCTAAAAAAGTTATAAAGATTTATCATAAagatcatttaaaaataaataattttaaaactgatttagtttattttttttaaaaaattatagataAAAAATTAGTGTAGGACAGTCATAGGAGCCGTCAGCatgaaaaaatgtaaaatttatttcTAGCAGACCTAAAAAGAAAAATGATTAATCATGTCAGGTAATATTAAATCTGTAGCGATATCTCATAAAAATTTCCCACTGACCTATTTTCATAGACCTAATGCTACAATTAGACTGGGTAATGATATAtggattaatcaaattaataGATACAATAGATCCAAttggaaatttagttttttaaaaagaaactctatataaattttaaaaatttatttgattttaaaatctaatcaaaccaaaattttataaatcttttctaaaaaagataaaatttatcacCCCTACTGTTCCATACCAGTTGAAGGAAGTAAATTAAAAATCTGAAATTAGACATGAAGGATAATTCTTCGATTTTTATCGGGGACTTGGGACTCGACTCTATTTAATTATGCATATTTATCTTGTGATAATCAACTCAACTATTTATAAGAACTAAAATATTATAAATCAACTATTTATAccgatatatttaaattaaacaaTAATTAAGAATCTCGACTGATGATTTACCACTCATTGATCGATTAATTGGGTAACCAATCTAATTAGTCAATTTTATATCagttttgtttatttaatttttctaataaaGTTCAGTCATTTTGATTgataaaaacaattaattaaattaattttcatacgTTTGATCCAATCGGTTAGATTTTGAACCCTTTGCTCCGAAACTCCAATCGTTCAATATTAGTATCTATGAATAATTTGGAGTAAAAGTATTTTGATCCAGGACGGGAGAGAATGGAGAAAAATCAAATGAGGTTTGAATTAATCAATGCTAAAGATTTAcggtaaaaattattaaaaaatttataaattttttaaaactaatttatttagtattttaaaaaaaatgataataaataaGAAGTTAGGCTTACACAAAGagataaaataaaaatcaaatcaaatttgaatTACCATATTATTAAATTTCTAGAATTGtcagttaaaattaatttttttaggtCATTATTAAAGGCATCAAGTAATATCATATTTTAAAAGTCAATTATATCTATTTTaagatattttcatatttaaattttaaaaaatatcaatcaatatattaataattaattatttttttaaaataacatgTATTAattaaaacctttagatctattTTCTAGCGCAAACAGTATATTTCAAGATACAAAGATGATCTAGTAGGAAAGTGCTACTGTAAGTAACTTATACCTACTAAGGAGCATTACTACATGTAACCTATGTCCACTAGGAAATATTATTACATGTAACCTATGTCCATTAAGGAGCATTACTACATATAAGTAACCTATGCCCACTAAGGGGCATTACTACACGAACCTATGTCCACTAAGGGGCATTACTACAAGTAACCTATGTCTACTAAAGGGCATTATCACATGAAGGTTAGTAACTCCCTAATGTTAGTAACCCCCCTACCCCCATTCTTATCTTATCATATAAATACATACTTCTTGTATGAAGTATGTGagtgaaagaaaaagaaagaaaaggagaggagtctaagcaagaagagagtggtAGTCTCTATCTTGTGGAGAAGAACAAAAGAAGGGTGTCATCACACATCATTAGGTTAAGGGTTGAAGTGTTGTGACATAACGTTGATAGTTCGAGATACGTGACTATCATCTCGACTTCGAGCAGTCCATGGCTAGAGTTCACAACAATTTCGAAGATTTACAATGTCGGCGATTGATGCACACCAACCAAGGTACAAAATTTAATTTCTGCAAAGTAGAAGTAAATTATGTGTTTTACTTTTATACACAaccaacattggtatcagagctaagttggTTTGATGCACTTCGTTGACTAACTGACCAACGAATCTACGAGTGAGAAACTCACGAACTCGGCTGAATATCGCGCGCGCAAAGTTTTCTCAGGATGTCCGGGCACACAAAGATGCTCAAGAAGCCCAAGAAGAAATGCTTGGCGCGCGTGTTCAGCCACACACAAAACTTCTCATCCGCGCTCAAAGTATAGATGCTCTAGAACGCGACTGAGTCGTGGTGCTCAGGAAGAACTCGGGAAGAACTATGGTGCTCGGGTTCTCGACACATGAGTGCGGTTCTTAGGAGCAGAGGTCCATAGTGCTCGACATGTAGAGGTGCTAAGCACGAAGTGCTATGCAGCATGCACATTGCTTGACACTTGTCCAAATTACATTCGGTTTATAACATAGAGTGGGAGACAACCACTTGACCTTGGCTTGAACCGAGTATCACAGTGTAAAATGAAGAGGTCCAACTCTGAGAAGTGTAACATAAAGTTGTCGGTGTTGGCGGTGTGTGGACTCACAACGGCAAGTTGGTTTGCCTTAAAAGTATAAAGTGACTACTTGTGTACAACAACTTAATCCGAATGATGAGAGACAATTTCAGATTGTGGTGTATGACGTCTGTTGACTCATACTCTCGTCTTGAAATTTGTATTCGAGTCATTTGAATTACGATATTTTGTAAGGTACACAAAGTTAATATATTAAGCATCAGATGTCACTAAAGTCTCTCTATTCTATGTAACAAAGATATGGCTACAACAAAGAATGTCATACTGGATCTCATGAAGAGAGACAAGTTGTATGGtgataactatgaaatatggcatCAGAAGGTTTAGTTTATTTTCAAGGAACAAGAACTCGGGGAGATTCTTAAGCACGAGATGGTGGACCCCGGGGAAGGTACCACAACACAGGTAAGACCGGATTAGAAGGTATATCGTGCTTGGAAAAAGAACGATGGCCAAGCTAGGGCAATTCTTCTTAGTAATATGCATGATGAACTGATCTCAATTTATGAGCAGTATACTACAGCTGTATCAGTCTGGAATGCTCTTAAAGAGATTATGGCACCCCGTCAGCTCCTAAGTTGAGGATGCTAATATATAAGTTCATAACTCATAAGAAGAGGTTAAATCATACTATGAAACAGCATCTAATGCATATGTCGAGCATGATTGCCTCTCTAAAGAATATGGGGGAGCCTATGTCAAATGAGCTTCAAGTATTAGAAGTGATACAGTCCTTGCCTGACTCCTGGGATGCTGTTAAGATCTATCTCACACACACTGAAAGTATTCATAGTTTCATGGATGTGAGTAGGCATTGTGAACTCGAGGAGGAGCGCCAGGAGGTGACCAAGTCTGCTTCAGGTTATGCTCAATTTGGGGAGTCAAGTAAGGGCTCCTGGGGTACAAAGCACAAGTGGTGCAAGGATGAGAAGAAGACCAAAGGTCGTGGCAAGAAGAAGCCATTTTTAAAGTCTGATGAAAAAGGGCAAGGACAGAAAGACAAGaaaaaggagctcataaagagCAATGTCCGATGCTACGTATTTGGTAAGCTAGAGCATTTTGCATGTGTGTGTAGCGAGCGAAAGGTATATCCTTTTTCTTTACATGGTTTGAGTTATGTGTCATCTAGTGTGATGTTCACTAACTCATCTCCTTTATGGATTATAGACTCAGAAGTCATAGACCATGTAACTCGTGATAGGAATGCATATGTGGAATTTCGCTGTTTAAGCATGCCTACATGCGAGAAGACTGTATATGGAAAATGGGTATTTGTGGAGGTGAGAGgtattggcacttgcaagctgtTGCTGCAAAATAATCAAATCCTAGATCTCCATGACGTGTTATATGCTCCAAATATAAGGCGGAATCTAGTTTCTATTCGTAGTCTAAACTAGTTATGATATTGTGTTGTAATTGGAAACTCTAAGGTTTCCATCTTGtatgacaatactttgatatgttCCAGTTTAGTACATGAGGTACTATATGCATTGAACTTGATTTCTTTTCATGAGTTTTATCCTACATCTACCATTGCCTTTACATCTGATAGTATAGTGGATGATGTTAATGTTTGGCATAGCAGACTTGGTCATATGTAATGTCTTTGTAATGCACTTGTTCTGTGATATAATAGATATGTCAGGCAAGCTAGGTCGACTCTATCGCACGAGTGACTACCTCCATGAGTGGGGATAAGACAGTTTCTAGCTATAAGAGGTTTTGCGAGTAGCCCTGCTAGAACTTAAGTCACCCTGATATGTGTCCAGTATAAGGTTATGTGTGACATGACTCATATGGGCATAGTCACATCCATATTTCCTATAAGAAGCCAAGTTTGAGATTTTAGATATCACATGCAAATTGTTATGTCTTTGAGGTATTCTTTTAGAGATTTCTAGGTAGTCTCATATGTAGACTGAGTCCCATACTTGCACAATGTTAGAGAAAAGTGACATATGCCCTTTTAATAGATGGGGGATTAAGATTGTAGCACGTGTTTCATACCACGTGTGATATGATGACTGGATAGTGAGATCCATATTATAAGAGATAATAACTTTATATCCCCGAGCCACACTATGTGAGATCCAAAATCCTCTAGGTGGGAGTTCTTGTGCGCTTATTACTTTTGGTTTTTTCTTGATGTCATGATTCAATGTTTACTACTTTAGTCTGTTTACCGATGGCCCAGAAAATAAATTGAGGTCTGAGGGACAGGGTTGGGAAAGCAGCTGAGTTAAGATTGATAGATTCGAGTTTGGGAAAGAAATACCAATTAACAATACATCATCATATAATATTCACTGACTAGTCTTTTATGTTTATCTATGTAGAGATTAAAACATATTAGTGAATATAAAATCGAGTTTCATCTGGGGATTACTTTCGATGAGGAAAGTAGCTTGATAGCTGTATTAAGTCTTGGATCTAGGGTACAGTGAGATTTTGTATCTTATAATATAATGATGACTGCTCAATCATCCTAATATGTGCAATGAGTAGTTTTGTATGCAGGTGTACTCGTAAGTCGAACAACGTTCAACCCTGTATGGAAGCCTAGTATGGTGATATGATGGATCACATGAGTTGTGATCTAGTGATAAATCAAAGCCCTTGTGTGCAAGTGGGAGATGTAAGTATCTTATGCCCACTAGGGGGCATTACTACATGTAACCTATGTCCACTAAGGGACATTACTATATGTAAATAACCTATGCCCACTAAGGGACATTACTATATGTAAATAACCTATGTCCACTAAGGGACATTACTACATGTAGCCTATATCCACTAAGGGGCAATAATATATATAACATATGTCCACTAAGGGACATTACTACATGTAAGTAACCTCTTCCCACTAAGGGGCATCACTACATGTAATCTATGTCCACTAAGGAGCATTACTACATGTAACATATGTCCACTAAGGGGCATTACTGCATGTAACCTATGTCCACTAAGGGGCATTACTACATGAAGGTTAGTAACTCTCTAATGTTAGTAACCCTCATTTTTATTTTATCCTATAAATACATACTTCTTGTGTGAAGTATGTGAgtgagagaaaaagaaataaaaggaggGGTGGTCTAAGCAAGAAGATAGTGGTGGTCTCTATCTTGTTTATAAGAACAAAAGAAAGTTGTTATCACACATCATTAGGTTAAGAGTTGAAGCGTTCTGACATAACGTTGATAGTTCGAGATACGTGACTATCATCTCAACTTCGAGTAGTCTATGGCTAGAGTTCAcaacaattttgaaaatttacaGTGTCAGCGATTGGTGCATCACCAACCAAGGTATAAGATTTAATTTATGCAAAGTAGaagtaaattatgtattttactttTATACACAACCAATAGCTACTTTGCTAAACATAAACTTGCATGATAAAATATACATACAAGAAGTTTATAATGAGATATAATTTTTCCTAAATAAATTAATGATTGATTAATTCGGGTTAGGGGTGGAAAAAATATTGACCATCTAGATTATTGTTGGAATTAATCAACGTTAAGGGAAAAGTTATAAAGATTTATCATAAAagtcattaaaaaaaatcaaataatatttgaattaataatGCTAACTAAGTGAAAAGTTATGAAGATTCTAAAAatcattaatttttaaacttatttatttcgaaattatttttaaaaagttatcctatatgtcatgtgagtaataa
Coding sequences within it:
- the LOC122013848 gene encoding beta-glucosidase 26-like — protein: MDFQISPSLFRFSSFISQPRSLPRGFVFGTAASAYQVEGMALKGGRGPSIWDSFVRIPNTIAGNATADVTVDEYHHYKEDVDIMKDFNFDAYRFSISWSRIFPNGTGKVNWEGVDYYDRLIDYLIQQGITPYANLYHYDLPLALNKEYLGWLSPKIADAFADYADFCFERFGDRVKNWFTFNEPRCIAALGYDDGLHAPGRCTGCEAGGNSTIEPYIAAHNLILSHAAAVKRYREKYQKEQKGMIGILLDFVWYEPYTYTVQDKAAAQRARDFHIGWFLHPLTYGHYPESMQAIVKERLPIFTEEQAKMVKGSYDYVGVNQYTSYYMKDAGVVDPKPVSYQADWHVDFKYDRDGVPIGPLANSYWLYIVPWGLYKAVTYVKETYRNPVIILAENGMDQPGNATLPEVLQDTTRVNYFKSYITNLKRAMDDGATVIGYFAWSLLDNFEWRLGYTARFGIVYVDFKNSKRFPKNSAYWFKKILQRKSN